One window of Medicago truncatula cultivar Jemalong A17 chromosome 2, MtrunA17r5.0-ANR, whole genome shotgun sequence genomic DNA carries:
- the LOC25487434 gene encoding multiprotein-bridging factor 1b — MAGPVSQDWEPVVLRKKAPTAAARKDDKAVNAARRAGADIETMKKHNAATNKAASSSTSLNTKRLDEDTENLAHDRVPTELKKAIMQARTEKKLTQAQLAQIINEKPQVIQEYESGKAIPNQQIIGKLERALGAKLRGKK, encoded by the exons ATGGCAGGACCCGTTTCACAAGATTGGGAACCCGTCGTCCTCCGCAAAAAAGCTCCTACCGCCGCTGCCAGAAAGGATGACAAAGCTGTCAACGCCGCTCGCCGTGCCGGAGCCGATATCGAAACCATGAAGAAAC ATAATGCTGCGACAAACAAAGCTGCCTCTAGCAGCACTTCATTGAACACTAAGAGGCTTGATGAGGATACAGAGAATTTAGCTC ATGATCGAGTCCCAACTGAACTCAAGAAAGCTATAATGCAAGCCAGGACGGAAAAGAAGCTTACTCAGGCACAACTTGCTCAA ATTATCAATGAGAAGCCTCAAGTTATCCAGGAGTATGAGTCGGGGAAAGCCATTCCAAATCAGCAGATAATTGGCAAGTTGGAGAGAGCTCTTGGTGCCAAGCTGCGTGGGAAGAAATGA